One Mycolicibacterium sarraceniae genomic window carries:
- a CDS encoding DUF2563 family protein produces the protein MQVDVDKMRSGANRSYNAAYRVREGANALSRAAVASGIFGDFEAAEAFHTALIQTHTRHVTRMQDHSDGLGTLGDNAHRAASEFSEMEQRNTEALREVLWPSTQA, from the coding sequence GTGCAGGTCGATGTCGATAAGATGCGCTCCGGCGCAAACCGCTCATACAACGCGGCGTATCGAGTTCGGGAAGGCGCCAATGCGCTTTCCCGGGCGGCAGTCGCTTCAGGGATTTTTGGTGATTTCGAAGCAGCAGAGGCCTTTCACACGGCCCTGATCCAGACGCACACCCGCCATGTGACTCGCATGCAGGACCACTCCGATGGGCTCGGGACTCTCGGCGATAACGCCCACCGCGCCGCTTCGGAGTTCAGCGAGATGGAACAACGCAATACCGAAGCGCTGCGTGAGGTGCTGTGGCCGAGTACCCAAGCCTGA
- a CDS encoding DUF2563 family protein has protein sequence MQVDVEEMRSGANRSYNAASFAMEGADQLSRSNVGAGIFGDFSAAESFHGALSEAHSNHIQRRRQHETHLGVLGDKGHKTASVFVEMEERNAEALRSEL, from the coding sequence ATGCAGGTCGACGTGGAGGAGATGCGCTCCGGCGCGAACCGCTCGTACAACGCCGCCTCTTTCGCCATGGAGGGCGCTGACCAGCTGAGTCGCTCAAACGTCGGCGCTGGCATCTTCGGTGATTTTTCGGCTGCGGAGTCGTTTCACGGTGCCCTCTCCGAGGCGCACAGCAATCACATCCAGCGGCGTCGCCAGCACGAAACTCATCTCGGGGTGTTGGGCGACAAGGGACATAAGACGGCGTCGGTGTTTGTCGAGATGGAGGAGCGCAATGCCGAGGCTCTGCGTTCGGAGTTGTGA
- a CDS encoding helix-turn-helix domain-containing protein → MVTVEVDPERVESRLAAGEVACPSCPQGVLVRWGFARSRAVVGVAEPVRPRRSRCRGCAVTHVLLPATLLLRRAYLAELMWAAVVAKAAGAGHRVIGARLGIPGSTVRGWLRVITGRAEVVRHWFVSIAVTAGVDVSIPKATGSRCGDVIAAVGLAAESLAARFGYGPVIGAVTAAQVAVVGSGARLLSPGWPPAL, encoded by the coding sequence ATGGTCACGGTAGAGGTCGATCCCGAGCGCGTCGAGTCCCGGCTGGCTGCCGGGGAGGTGGCGTGTCCGTCGTGTCCGCAAGGGGTGCTCGTCCGGTGGGGTTTCGCCCGTTCTCGAGCGGTGGTGGGCGTGGCTGAACCAGTACGGCCGCGTCGTTCCCGGTGCCGCGGGTGCGCGGTGACCCATGTGTTGTTGCCGGCAACGTTGTTGCTGCGCAGGGCCTATCTGGCCGAGCTGATGTGGGCGGCGGTGGTGGCCAAGGCGGCCGGTGCCGGGCATCGGGTGATCGGGGCGCGATTGGGGATTCCCGGATCTACGGTCCGCGGGTGGCTGCGGGTGATCACCGGGCGAGCCGAGGTGGTGCGGCACTGGTTCGTCTCGATAGCGGTCACCGCGGGGGTCGACGTGTCGATACCGAAAGCGACCGGATCACGGTGCGGGGATGTGATCGCCGCGGTCGGCCTTGCCGCCGAGTCGCTGGCGGCGCGGTTCGGCTATGGGCCGGTGATCGGTGCCGTGACGGCGGCCCAGGTCGCTGTGGTGGGCAGCGGTGCCCGGCTGCTGTCACCGGGCTGGCCGCCAGCGCTTTGA
- a CDS encoding putative alpha/beta hydrolase, whose product MTEYPSLKHISIGALVGEAGGDPWKVDQTLQSGDPGAINDLGRAFYSAGACTTETYKEFEQAQQRFRASWNRGNGEHPINDSAEVQRATTRLMVQQDQLPAIGTDLANIAATLAETQRFSSMQVENLNTQLHYIDALIDQALAHDQDTSALEDNAITATSGVRHQVEALRDDYGTKLDAALTDLRAEHGYNPAPIQDIDGAGEPGAEQRGRESTDYYDANQRAKDEALVNSGGPLTPEKANAAARLHDFATATNPAADPDARKLAGERLDDFRMAHFTGPLPTDPMVGGDARSRARTRLEWQQKLEQGAFGTNPMTPDQVTQLLDDSEQHGRVLVTQRALDMLQRERVSKEGAEAFISKAAGGTPWNELVQQNTDLMSGFSAGVGGYAKGLPVNAHDFDRMSLSDVKAISEFGKYTGRAATIFDAVLTYEDIKHGNPAGEAIGEFAGGTALGGLGAWGTAIAVSSVAGPEATFAAALVAGIATGELGKWIGGETGALFDK is encoded by the coding sequence GTGACCGAATATCCGAGCCTCAAGCACATCAGCATCGGTGCCCTCGTCGGTGAGGCCGGCGGCGATCCGTGGAAGGTAGACCAGACGTTGCAGAGCGGCGATCCCGGGGCGATCAACGACCTCGGCCGGGCGTTCTACAGCGCGGGCGCCTGTACCACCGAGACATACAAAGAATTCGAACAGGCACAGCAGCGATTCCGCGCGTCCTGGAACCGCGGGAACGGTGAGCACCCCATCAATGACAGCGCTGAGGTGCAGCGCGCTACGACCCGGCTGATGGTGCAGCAAGATCAGCTGCCCGCCATCGGCACAGATCTCGCCAATATCGCGGCAACTCTCGCTGAGACACAGCGCTTTTCAAGCATGCAGGTGGAGAACCTCAACACCCAGCTGCACTATATCGACGCACTGATCGACCAGGCACTGGCCCACGATCAAGATACCTCGGCTCTGGAGGACAACGCGATCACAGCAACCTCCGGAGTACGGCACCAAGTCGAGGCGCTGCGCGACGACTACGGCACCAAGCTGGACGCGGCGTTGACCGACCTGCGTGCCGAGCACGGCTACAACCCCGCCCCGATCCAGGATATCGACGGTGCCGGTGAGCCCGGCGCCGAGCAGCGCGGCCGCGAATCCACCGACTACTACGACGCCAACCAGCGCGCCAAAGATGAGGCACTGGTCAACAGCGGCGGCCCGCTGACACCGGAAAAGGCCAATGCTGCAGCACGTTTGCACGATTTCGCGACGGCGACCAATCCCGCTGCCGACCCCGACGCACGCAAGCTGGCCGGTGAGCGGTTGGATGACTTCCGGATGGCTCACTTCACGGGGCCACTGCCGACCGATCCGATGGTTGGAGGCGACGCACGAAGCCGAGCACGGACGCGGCTCGAGTGGCAACAAAAGCTGGAACAAGGAGCGTTCGGCACCAACCCAATGACACCCGACCAAGTGACGCAACTGCTCGATGACAGTGAGCAGCATGGACGGGTCCTGGTGACGCAGCGGGCTCTCGACATGCTTCAGCGCGAGCGTGTATCGAAGGAAGGCGCGGAGGCCTTCATCTCCAAGGCCGCAGGCGGCACACCCTGGAACGAGCTCGTCCAACAGAACACTGACCTTATGAGCGGGTTCTCGGCCGGAGTTGGTGGATACGCCAAAGGCCTGCCGGTTAACGCGCATGACTTCGACAGAATGTCACTCTCAGATGTGAAGGCCATCTCAGAGTTCGGCAAGTACACAGGTCGAGCCGCCACAATATTCGACGCGGTACTGACGTACGAAGACATCAAGCACGGCAACCCTGCCGGGGAGGCGATCGGAGAGTTCGCCGGCGGCACCGCACTGGGCGGGTTGGGTGCCTGGGGCACCGCGATCGCGGTTTCGTCCGTCGCCGGTCCCGAGGCTACCTTTGCAGCTGCTCTAGTAGCGGGTATAGCGACCGGCGAACTTGGTAAATGGATTGGAGGTGAAACGGGTGCACTATTCGACAAGTGA
- a CDS encoding DUF2563 family protein has translation MQVDVDKMRSAANRSYNAASFAMEGADQLSRSNVGAGIFGDFSAAESFHGALSEAHSNHIQRRRQHETHLGVLGDKGHKTASVFVEMEERNAEALRSEL, from the coding sequence GTGCAGGTCGATGTCGATAAGATGCGCTCCGCCGCGAACCGCTCGTACAACGCCGCCTCTTTCGCCATGGAGGGCGCTGACCAGCTGAGTCGCTCAAACGTCGGCGCTGGCATCTTCGGTGATTTTTCGGCTGCGGAGTCGTTTCACGGTGCCCTCTCCGAGGCGCACAGCAATCACATCCAGCGGCGTCGCCAGCACGAAACTCATCTCGGGGTGTTGGGCGACAAGGGACATAAGACGGCGTCGGTGTTTGTCGAGATGGAGGAGCGCAATGCCGAGGCTCTGCGTTCGGAGTTGTGA